In Brevibacillus brevis, a genomic segment contains:
- a CDS encoding propanediol/glycerol family dehydratase medium subunit, translated as MTSSAFAIEMKLNECGPAQKGHHPHEVVIAIAPAFGKEMNKTIVKVEHAAVLREVIAGIEEQGGAVRINRSLRTADLAFMAHEAAKLSGSGIGIGIQSRGTTVIHQRDLDPLSNLELFPQSPLITLETYRAIGRNAAAYALGGSPNPVPVVNDQMARPKYQAVAAILYLKECESIVPEARPVEVMAEFKIVG; from the coding sequence ATGACATCATCCGCGTTTGCTATTGAAATGAAGCTAAACGAGTGCGGGCCTGCACAGAAGGGGCATCATCCTCATGAAGTGGTCATCGCCATTGCCCCTGCCTTTGGCAAGGAGATGAACAAAACGATCGTGAAAGTGGAGCACGCCGCAGTGCTGCGGGAAGTGATCGCCGGCATCGAGGAGCAGGGGGGCGCGGTACGCATCAACCGCAGTCTGCGCACAGCTGATCTTGCATTTATGGCCCATGAGGCGGCAAAGCTCAGCGGGTCGGGTATCGGCATCGGCATCCAGTCGCGCGGAACCACCGTCATTCATCAACGCGACCTCGACCCGTTGAGCAACCTCGAATTGTTTCCGCAATCGCCGCTGATTACCCTCGAGACGTACCGTGCGATCGGACGAAATGCGGCGGCCTATGCGCTAGGAGGCAGCCCCAATCCGGTGCCGGTGGTCAATGACCAGATGGCGAGGCCGAAGTATCAGGCTGTAGCGGCCATCCTGTATTTGAAGGAGTGCGAATCGATCGTTCCGGAAGCGAGGCCGGTTGAGGTGATGGCGGAATTCAAAATCGTCGGATAG
- a CDS encoding diol dehydratase small subunit, which yields METLTKEHYPLGTKRPELLFTPTRKAYHELTLDAAIAGEITSADMRISPETLLLHAQISDSLGRTQLANNFRRAAELIRISDERILQIYNALRPNRSTKQELLAIARELEEEYGATENARLVREAADVYERRGRLKKLEE from the coding sequence ATGGAGACTTTGACCAAAGAGCATTACCCATTGGGAACGAAGCGTCCTGAGCTGTTATTTACGCCTACGCGAAAGGCTTACCATGAATTGACGCTCGATGCGGCCATCGCCGGTGAAATCACGAGTGCAGACATGCGGATCAGCCCCGAGACGCTTCTGCTTCACGCGCAAATTTCGGACAGTTTGGGCAGGACGCAGTTGGCGAACAACTTCCGCCGGGCAGCAGAGCTGATCCGTATTTCCGACGAACGCATTCTGCAAATATACAACGCGCTCAGGCCGAACCGCTCTACGAAGCAGGAATTGCTGGCAATCGCCCGTGAACTGGAAGAGGAATACGGCGCCACCGAAAACGCCAGGCTGGTTCGCGAAGCGGCGGATGTCTACGAACGCCGGGGTCGCTTGAAAAAGCTTGAGGAGTAG